A window of Eikenella corrodens contains these coding sequences:
- the murA gene encoding UDP-N-acetylglucosamine 1-carboxyvinyltransferase gives MDKLKITGNGPLHGEIVISGAKNAALPLMCAGLLTEDILHLTNVPMLADVKTTHKLLQGMGAEVESDGVSEFKINGGTVNNTCAPYELVKTMRASILVLGPTLARFGEAEVSLPGGCAIGSRPVDQHLKGLETMGAEIVIEHGYVKARGKLKGARVVMDMVTVGGTENLLMAATLAEGTTVLENCAVEPEVVDLAECLVKMGAKISGIGTPSMTIEGVEKLHGCTHSVVPDRIEAGTFLCAVAMAGGQVRLQNAAPKTMEAVLDKLVEAGAEIQTGENWIEIKMTQRPKAVDVRTVPHPGFPTDMQAQFMAMNAVAEGSSRVVETIFENRFMHVPELNRMGAQISAEGNTALVKGVERLSGATVMATDLRASASLVIAGLVADGDTIVERIYHLDRGYEHIEEKLSKVGAKIERLKQ, from the coding sequence ATGGACAAACTGAAAATTACCGGCAACGGCCCGTTGCACGGCGAAATTGTGATTTCCGGCGCGAAAAACGCCGCCCTGCCGCTGATGTGCGCCGGGCTTTTAACTGAAGATATTTTGCATTTGACCAACGTGCCGATGCTGGCCGACGTGAAAACCACGCACAAACTCCTGCAAGGCATGGGCGCGGAAGTGGAAAGCGACGGCGTGAGCGAATTCAAAATCAACGGCGGCACGGTAAACAACACTTGCGCGCCGTATGAATTGGTGAAAACCATGCGCGCTTCCATTTTGGTGCTCGGCCCCACGCTGGCGCGTTTCGGCGAGGCGGAGGTGAGCCTGCCCGGCGGCTGTGCCATCGGCTCGCGGCCGGTGGATCAGCACTTGAAAGGGCTGGAAACCATGGGCGCGGAAATCGTGATCGAACACGGTTATGTGAAGGCGCGCGGCAAGCTCAAAGGTGCGCGCGTGGTGATGGACATGGTGACCGTGGGCGGCACGGAAAACCTGCTGATGGCGGCCACGCTGGCAGAAGGCACCACCGTGCTGGAAAACTGCGCGGTGGAGCCGGAAGTGGTGGACTTGGCCGAATGCCTGGTGAAGATGGGCGCGAAAATCAGCGGCATCGGCACGCCTTCCATGACCATCGAAGGCGTGGAAAAGCTGCACGGCTGTACCCACAGCGTGGTGCCCGACCGCATCGAGGCCGGCACTTTCCTCTGTGCCGTGGCCATGGCCGGCGGGCAGGTGCGCCTGCAAAATGCCGCGCCCAAGACCATGGAGGCGGTGTTGGACAAGCTGGTGGAAGCCGGGGCGGAAATCCAAACCGGCGAAAACTGGATTGAAATCAAAATGACGCAGCGCCCGAAAGCTGTAGACGTGCGCACCGTGCCGCATCCGGGTTTTCCCACCGATATGCAGGCGCAGTTTATGGCGATGAACGCGGTGGCCGAGGGCAGCAGCCGGGTGGTGGAAACCATTTTTGAAAACCGCTTCATGCACGTGCCCGAGCTCAACCGCATGGGCGCGCAAATCAGCGCCGAGGGCAATACCGCGCTGGTAAAAGGTGTGGAGAGGCTTTCCGGCGCCACCGTGATGGCCACCGACCTGCGCGCTTCGGCCAGCCTGGTGATTGCCGGCCTGGTGGCCGACGGCGACACCATCGTGGAGCGCATCTACCACTTGGATCGCGGCTACGAGCATATCGAAGAGAAGCTGAGCAAAGTGGGCGCGAAAATCGAACGGTTGAAACAGTAG
- the pheA gene encoding prephenate dehydratase: MPDQSLAPHRQAIDAIDAEILSLLNQRAAHARAIGELKGTGIVYRPEREAQVLQRIQSLNQTAAGLLPDEAVARLFREIMSECLAVERPLTIAYLGPEATFTQQAAVKHFGHAAHTRPCPSIDECFRLVEARQADYAVAPVENSTEGPVGRTLDLMVSTPLRACGEVLLRIQHHLLQQPSGSEQPEKVYAHAQALAQCHEWLNRHLPHATRISVASNAEAARLAAAEPQAAAIAGQAAAEHYHLAKLAANIEDEPNNTTRFLIFGHNRTQPSGRDKTSLIVSAPNRPGTVHRLLQPFSEHGISMTKLESRPSRAGLWDYVFFIDIEGHADSPQIQPALEALAERAAFVKIIGAYPQAVL; this comes from the coding sequence ATGCCAGACCAATCCCTCGCCCCCCACCGCCAGGCCATCGACGCCATCGACGCCGAAATCCTCAGCCTGCTCAACCAACGCGCCGCCCACGCCCGCGCCATCGGCGAGCTCAAAGGCACCGGCATCGTCTACCGCCCCGAGCGCGAAGCCCAAGTGTTGCAGCGCATTCAAAGCCTGAACCAAACCGCCGCCGGCCTCCTGCCCGACGAAGCCGTCGCCCGCCTGTTCCGCGAAATCATGAGCGAATGCCTCGCCGTAGAACGCCCGCTCACCATCGCCTACCTCGGCCCCGAAGCCACCTTTACCCAGCAAGCCGCCGTGAAGCACTTCGGCCACGCCGCCCACACCCGGCCCTGCCCCTCCATCGACGAATGCTTCCGCCTGGTGGAAGCCCGCCAGGCCGATTATGCCGTCGCCCCAGTGGAAAATTCCACCGAAGGCCCGGTCGGCCGTACCCTCGATCTCATGGTTTCCACCCCCCTGCGTGCCTGCGGCGAAGTGCTCCTGCGCATCCAGCATCATTTATTGCAGCAGCCCAGCGGTAGTGAGCAGCCGGAAAAAGTGTATGCCCACGCCCAAGCGTTGGCTCAATGTCACGAGTGGCTCAACCGCCACCTGCCCCATGCCACTCGCATTTCCGTGGCCAGCAACGCCGAAGCCGCCCGCCTCGCCGCCGCCGAGCCGCAAGCCGCCGCCATTGCCGGCCAGGCCGCCGCCGAGCATTACCATCTGGCCAAACTCGCCGCCAACATCGAAGACGAGCCCAACAACACCACCCGTTTCCTCATCTTCGGCCACAACCGCACCCAGCCATCCGGCCGCGACAAAACCTCCCTCATCGTTTCCGCCCCCAACCGCCCCGGCACCGTGCACCGCCTGCTCCAACCCTTCTCCGAGCACGGCATCTCCATGACCAAGCTCGAAAGCCGCCCCAGCCGCGCCGGCCTGTGGGACTACGTCTTCTTCATCGACATCGAAGGCCACGCCGACAGCCCCCAAATCCAGCCCGCCCTTGAGGCCCTCGCCGAACGCGCCGCCTTCGTCAAAATCATCGGCGCCTATCCGCAGGCCGTGCTGTAA
- a CDS encoding DUF6636 domain-containing protein — translation MRTLPFAAAALLLAAGFAQAEGFRSPSGNVHCMPGDAPGAVECEIRGPARPIRPKPRDCELDWGGRFSLSRNGAQIVCAGDTIFNDEHRVLPYGQTLRGNGWQCTSKTTGMTCSNSRGHGFEISSRRQRLF, via the coding sequence ATGCGCACCCTACCCTTTGCCGCCGCAGCCCTTCTGCTTGCTGCCGGCTTTGCCCAAGCCGAAGGCTTCCGCAGCCCCAGCGGCAATGTTCACTGCATGCCCGGCGACGCCCCCGGCGCAGTAGAGTGCGAAATCCGCGGGCCTGCCCGCCCCATCCGCCCCAAACCGCGCGATTGCGAGCTTGATTGGGGCGGCCGCTTCAGCCTTTCCCGCAACGGTGCCCAAATCGTATGCGCCGGCGACACCATCTTCAACGACGAACACCGCGTGCTGCCCTACGGACAAACCCTGCGCGGCAACGGCTGGCAATGCACCAGCAAAACCACCGGCATGACCTGCTCCAACAGCCGAGGCCACGGCTTTGAAATCAGCAGCCGCCGCCAACGTTTGTTCTAA
- a CDS encoding DUF6636 domain-containing protein, giving the protein MRGNGWQCTSQTTGITCSNSRGHGFEISSSRQRLF; this is encoded by the coding sequence CTGCGCGGCAACGGCTGGCAATGCACCAGCCAAACCACCGGCATTACCTGCTCCAACAGCCGAGGCCACGGCTTTGAAATCAGCAGCAGCCGCCAACGTTTGTTCTAA
- a CDS encoding asparaginase: MQKIFVLYTGGTIGMKPSPNGLVPDAQLAEQALQPYAEQAVFHWHICQPLIDSSNITPQHWAQWLAILQAALPEHDGILVLHGTDTLAYTANLLALALDNGGKPIVLTGAQKPYHAADSDAPANLQTAVSALQNPQLHSTVIAFGGRLYPAVGSSKCSTELDQGFDNAHFNTWQPNTPPRRLSGLPTRFNPDARVCSHLLTPGSSPEQIAHSLRHFPQEAAILLSYGQGHAPASPELLAAVQHFTQNGGLLLNISQAHHGRTGTAYAQGNALRQAGAVGGGKCNIETATALMTLAAGNRWTASQLQQALAQLDLL, encoded by the coding sequence ATGCAAAAAATCTTCGTCCTCTACACCGGCGGCACTATCGGCATGAAACCCAGCCCCAATGGCCTCGTTCCCGATGCCCAGCTTGCCGAACAAGCCCTGCAGCCCTACGCCGAACAAGCCGTGTTCCACTGGCACATCTGCCAGCCCCTGATCGACAGCTCCAACATCACCCCCCAGCATTGGGCCCAATGGCTCGCCATCCTGCAAGCCGCCCTGCCCGAGCACGACGGCATCCTCGTCTTGCACGGCACCGACACCCTCGCCTACACCGCCAACCTCCTCGCCCTTGCGCTCGACAACGGCGGCAAGCCCATCGTCCTCACCGGCGCGCAAAAGCCCTACCACGCCGCCGATAGCGACGCCCCCGCCAACCTGCAAACCGCCGTCTCCGCCCTGCAAAACCCCCAACTGCACAGCACCGTTATCGCCTTCGGCGGCCGGCTCTACCCCGCCGTCGGCAGCAGCAAATGCAGCACCGAGCTCGACCAAGGCTTCGACAACGCCCACTTCAACACCTGGCAGCCAAACACCCCGCCCCGCCGCCTCAGCGGCCTGCCCACCCGCTTCAACCCTGACGCCCGCGTGTGCAGCCACCTGCTCACCCCCGGCAGCAGCCCCGAGCAAATCGCCCACAGCCTGCGCCACTTCCCCCAAGAAGCCGCCATCCTGCTTTCCTACGGCCAAGGCCACGCCCCCGCCAGCCCCGAATTGCTCGCCGCCGTGCAACACTTCACTCAAAACGGCGGCCTGCTGCTCAACATCAGCCAAGCCCACCACGGCCGCACCGGCACCGCCTACGCCCAAGGCAACGCCCTGCGCCAGGCCGGCGCGGTGGGCGGCGGCAAATGCAATATCGAAACCGCCACCGCCCTCATGACCCTCGCCGCCGGCAACCGCTGGACGGCTAGCCAACTGCAACAGGCATTGGCGCAATTGGATTTGCTCTGA
- the tehA gene encoding dicarboxylate transporter/tellurite-resistance protein TehA: MGACRTFPIPLSYFSTTIGLFALGLSWRYGAAAGLMPAWPGEGLLAAAFAVWLVLVAAYVCKILAYRDEFLSDLTDLVQCCFLSAIPITTILAGIAGLPYAAGAARVLVYAGIAGQLAFAMYRAAGLWRGLHNLAATTPVIYLPTVATNFVSATVLGVLGLYDYAVLFFGAGLMSWFSLEAAILGRLRTEAAIAPQVRGIVGIQLAPAFVGCGAYFVVNGGAIDLFALALMGYGCLQFLLLLRLLGWFAEGGFSMSWWGFSFGLAAMCGCGLHLLAAGKMIWLGTALALSGSAGVALLLAGTLYLVWQGRFLVR; encoded by the coding sequence ATGGGCGCATGCCGCACATTTCCGATTCCGCTCAGTTATTTCAGCACCACCATCGGCCTGTTCGCATTGGGTTTGTCGTGGCGCTACGGTGCAGCGGCAGGCCTGATGCCGGCTTGGCCGGGTGAGGGGCTGCTGGCGGCGGCGTTTGCTGTGTGGCTGGTGCTGGTGGCGGCTTATGTGTGCAAGATATTGGCTTATCGCGATGAGTTTTTAAGCGATTTAACCGATTTGGTGCAATGCTGCTTTCTCAGCGCCATCCCGATTACCACCATCTTGGCAGGCATTGCCGGGCTGCCTTATGCCGCCGGGGCGGCACGCGTGCTGGTGTATGCCGGCATTGCCGGGCAGCTGGCGTTTGCCATGTATCGTGCTGCCGGGCTGTGGCGCGGGCTGCACAACTTGGCCGCCACCACGCCGGTGATCTATCTGCCTACGGTGGCCACCAATTTTGTGAGTGCCACGGTGCTGGGCGTGCTCGGGCTGTATGATTATGCGGTGTTGTTTTTCGGCGCGGGGCTGATGTCTTGGTTTAGCCTGGAGGCGGCGATTTTGGGCAGGCTGCGCACGGAGGCGGCGATTGCGCCGCAGGTGCGCGGGATAGTGGGCATCCAGCTTGCGCCGGCTTTTGTGGGCTGCGGGGCGTATTTTGTGGTGAACGGCGGCGCCATCGACCTGTTTGCGCTGGCCTTGATGGGCTACGGCTGTTTGCAGTTTCTGCTTTTGCTGCGCCTGCTGGGCTGGTTTGCCGAGGGCGGGTTTAGCATGAGCTGGTGGGGCTTCTCGTTCGGCTTGGCGGCCATGTGCGGTTGCGGGCTGCACCTGTTGGCCGCAGGCAAGATGATATGGCTGGGCACAGCATTGGCGCTAAGCGGCTCGGCCGGGGTGGCGCTGCTGTTGGCGGGAACGCTGTATTTGGTGTGGCAGGGGCGGTTTTTGGTGCGTTAG
- the glnA gene encoding type I glutamate--ammonia ligase — protein MSISNVVRMIEENDVRFVDLRFTDTKGKQHHFTVPAAVVLDDPEEWFENGQPFDGSSIGGWKGIQASDMQLRPDPATAFIDPFYDDATLVLTCDVIDPASGQGYDRDPRSIARRAEAYLKASGVGDTAYFGPEPEFFVFDGIEFETHMHKTRFEITSESAAWSSGLHLDGQNTGHRPMVKGGYAPVAPVDAGQDLRSAMVNILQEIGIEVEVHHGEVGTGSQMEIGTKFSTLVHRADQTQDMKYVIHNVAHNFGKTATFMPKPLMGDNGSGMHVHQSIWKNGQNLFAGDGYAGLSDTALYYIGGIIKHAKALNAIANPSTNSYKRLVPHFEAPTKLAYSAKNRSASIRIPTVHSVKARRIEVRFPDPTANPYLVFAALLMAGLDGIQNKIHPGDPADKNLYDLPPEEDALVPTVCASLEEALAALKADHEFLLRGGVFSQDWINSYIAFKEEDVRRIRMAPHPLEFEMYYSL, from the coding sequence ATGTCCATCAGCAATGTAGTTCGCATGATTGAAGAAAACGATGTCCGTTTCGTTGATTTGCGATTCACCGACACCAAAGGCAAACAGCACCATTTCACCGTGCCCGCCGCCGTGGTGCTGGACGACCCGGAAGAATGGTTTGAAAACGGCCAGCCTTTCGACGGCTCGTCTATCGGCGGCTGGAAGGGCATTCAGGCCTCCGATATGCAGCTGCGCCCCGATCCGGCCACCGCCTTCATCGATCCCTTCTACGACGATGCCACCTTGGTGCTCACCTGCGACGTGATCGACCCGGCCAGCGGCCAGGGCTACGACCGCGACCCGCGCTCCATCGCCCGCCGAGCCGAAGCCTATTTGAAAGCCAGCGGCGTGGGCGACACGGCCTATTTCGGCCCCGAGCCCGAATTTTTCGTGTTCGACGGCATTGAGTTTGAAACCCATATGCACAAAACCCGTTTCGAAATCACCTCCGAAAGCGCCGCTTGGTCGAGCGGCCTGCATCTGGACGGCCAAAACACCGGCCACCGCCCGATGGTGAAAGGCGGCTACGCCCCCGTGGCGCCGGTGGATGCCGGGCAGGATTTGCGCTCTGCCATGGTCAACATCCTGCAGGAAATCGGCATTGAAGTGGAAGTGCACCACGGCGAAGTCGGCACCGGCAGCCAGATGGAAATCGGCACCAAATTCAGCACTTTGGTTCACCGTGCCGACCAAACCCAAGACATGAAATACGTAATCCACAACGTGGCGCACAACTTCGGCAAAACCGCCACCTTCATGCCCAAACCCTTGATGGGCGACAACGGCAGCGGCATGCACGTGCACCAATCCATTTGGAAAAACGGCCAAAACCTGTTTGCCGGCGACGGCTATGCCGGCTTGAGCGACACCGCCCTCTACTACATCGGCGGTATCATCAAGCACGCCAAAGCGCTGAATGCCATCGCCAACCCCTCCACCAACTCCTACAAACGCCTGGTGCCGCATTTTGAAGCGCCCACCAAGCTGGCCTATTCCGCCAAAAACCGTTCCGCCTCCATCCGCATCCCCACCGTGCACAGCGTGAAGGCCCGCCGCATCGAAGTGCGCTTCCCCGATCCCACCGCCAACCCCTACTTGGTGTTCGCCGCGCTGCTGATGGCCGGGCTGGACGGCATCCAAAACAAAATCCACCCCGGCGACCCGGCCGACAAAAACCTCTACGACCTGCCGCCGGAAGAGGATGCGCTCGTACCGACCGTGTGCGCCTCTTTGGAAGAAGCCCTGGCCGCCCTCAAAGCCGACCACGAATTCCTCCTGCGCGGCGGCGTGTTCAGCCAAGACTGGATCAACAGCTACATCGCCTTCAAAGAAGAAGACGTGCGCCGCATCCGCATGGCGCCGCACCCGCTGGAATTTGAAATGTATTATTCGCTGTAA
- a CDS encoding pseudouridine synthase, protein MTTPDNTVRLSKRMAELGLCSRREADAYIERGWVSVNGEKAVLGQKVGAGDRIELHRAAHEEQAGRVTILLHKPVGFVSGQAEKGYRSAAELVTAANHWPEDRSPQKFKAAHRHGLAPAGRLDIDSVGLLVLTQDGRVAKSLIGENSGVEKEYLVRVKGKLSEEGLRLLNHGLKLDGEALRPAKVSWQNQDQLRFVLKQGKKRQIRRMCELVGLRVVGLKRIRIGKVKLGALPPGQWRYLAPHERF, encoded by the coding sequence ATGACCACACCCGACAACACCGTCCGCCTTTCCAAACGCATGGCCGAGCTCGGCCTCTGTTCGCGCCGCGAAGCCGATGCCTATATCGAGCGCGGCTGGGTGAGCGTGAACGGCGAGAAAGCCGTGCTCGGCCAAAAGGTGGGCGCGGGTGACCGCATCGAGCTGCACCGCGCCGCGCACGAAGAACAGGCCGGGCGGGTGACCATCCTGCTGCACAAGCCGGTGGGCTTCGTGAGCGGGCAGGCCGAAAAAGGCTACCGCAGCGCCGCCGAGCTGGTTACCGCAGCCAACCATTGGCCGGAAGACCGCAGCCCGCAAAAGTTTAAAGCGGCACACCGCCACGGTCTGGCTCCCGCCGGCCGGCTGGATATCGATTCGGTCGGGCTGCTGGTGCTCACGCAAGACGGGCGCGTGGCCAAAAGCCTGATCGGTGAAAACAGCGGCGTGGAAAAAGAATATCTGGTGCGGGTGAAGGGCAAGCTTTCCGAAGAAGGCCTGCGCCTGCTGAACCACGGCCTGAAGCTGGACGGCGAAGCGCTGCGGCCGGCCAAGGTGTCGTGGCAAAACCAAGACCAGCTGCGCTTTGTGTTGAAACAGGGCAAAAAACGCCAAATCCGCCGCATGTGCGAGCTGGTGGGGCTGCGCGTGGTGGGGCTCAAGCGCATCCGCATCGGCAAAGTGAAACTCGGCGCACTGCCGCCGGGGCAGTGGCGCTATCTGGCGCCGCACGAGCGGTTTTAA
- the kdsB gene encoding 3-deoxy-manno-octulosonate cytidylyltransferase: protein MSTPFTVIIPARLASSRLPEKALADIAGKPMVVRVAERAKLSEAQRIVVATDHTAIAAACSEYGIEAVLTGKQHASGTARLAEAALLLGMADSDIAVNVQGDEPLIDPALINRTAELLGSSSAQMATAAHPIADAAEFLNPNCVKVVLDQRRNALYFSRAPIAWPRDAFAETQAVLPEGFAPLRHIGLYAYRVGFLHQYVGLPPSPLEGIESLEQLRVLWHGGKIAVTVCDNAPAAGVDTAEDLQRVRDWFARHPEEAG, encoded by the coding sequence ATGAGCACCCCGTTTACCGTCATTATCCCCGCCCGCCTGGCCTCCAGCAGGCTACCTGAAAAAGCCTTGGCCGATATTGCCGGCAAACCCATGGTGGTGCGCGTGGCCGAGCGCGCCAAGCTGAGCGAGGCACAGCGCATCGTCGTGGCCACCGACCACACCGCCATTGCCGCCGCCTGCTCCGAATACGGCATCGAAGCCGTGCTCACCGGCAAACAGCACGCCAGCGGCACCGCCCGCCTGGCCGAAGCCGCGCTGCTGCTCGGTATGGCCGATAGCGACATCGCCGTGAACGTGCAGGGCGACGAGCCGCTGATTGATCCCGCCCTCATCAACCGCACCGCCGAATTGCTCGGCAGCAGCAGCGCGCAAATGGCCACCGCCGCCCACCCGATTGCCGACGCGGCCGAGTTTCTCAATCCCAACTGCGTGAAAGTGGTGCTCGATCAGCGGCGCAACGCCCTTTATTTCAGCCGCGCCCCCATTGCCTGGCCGCGCGACGCCTTCGCCGAAACGCAAGCCGTGCTGCCCGAAGGCTTTGCCCCGCTGCGCCATATCGGCCTGTATGCCTACCGTGTGGGCTTTTTGCACCAATACGTCGGCCTGCCGCCCTCGCCGCTGGAGGGCATCGAATCGCTCGAACAGCTGCGCGTGTTGTGGCACGGCGGCAAAATCGCCGTAACCGTGTGCGACAACGCCCCCGCCGCCGGGGTGGACACCGCCGAAGATTTGCAGCGCGTGCGCGATTGGTTTGCCCGGCATCCCGAAGAGGCTGGCTGA
- a CDS encoding Trm112 family protein encodes MDKKYLDLLVCPLTKGALEYHAGRQELWSRQAKLAFPIRDGIPIMLENEARPLTEEELHA; translated from the coding sequence ATGGACAAAAAATACCTCGACCTCCTCGTTTGCCCGCTCACCAAAGGCGCGCTCGAATACCATGCCGGCCGCCAAGAATTGTGGAGCCGCCAAGCCAAGCTGGCCTTCCCCATCCGCGACGGCATCCCCATCATGCTGGAAAACGAAGCCCGCCCCCTCACCGAAGAAGAGCTGCACGCATGA
- the lpxK gene encoding tetraacyldisaccharide 4'-kinase, with translation MLHRLIERHWQTPNPLLTPILWPLVRLFGLLAARRREGYLKGRRHSEKLPVPVVVVGNVQAGGSGKTPVVQALVRALQERGIRPGIISRGYGRSGQSVHVLSSQSTAVQAGDEPLLLHRSTGAPAAVGSRRAEAGRALLAAHPDVQIIVADDGLQHYALQRDFELAVFPAADVGRPLDLLPNGNLREPLSRLESVNAVLLANSTPDSPEPDWALPDNVLLCRSRLQCGQIYRLHRPHEPLPEGYLKQRRVIAAAAIAKPERFFAELARLGIETERQMALPDHAAWQIADLPAADSYIVTEKDAVKLAADTAQEVWVLPVRAELPEALVQAVIRRCLPDKEQAT, from the coding sequence ATGCTGCACCGCCTGATCGAGCGCCATTGGCAAACGCCCAACCCGCTGCTCACGCCGATTTTATGGCCGTTGGTGCGGCTGTTCGGCCTGTTGGCGGCGCGGCGGCGCGAAGGCTACCTGAAAGGCCGGCGGCACAGCGAAAAGCTGCCTGTGCCGGTGGTGGTGGTGGGCAATGTGCAGGCTGGCGGCAGCGGCAAAACCCCGGTGGTGCAGGCCTTGGTGCGTGCCTTGCAGGAGCGCGGCATCCGCCCCGGCATCATCAGCCGTGGCTATGGCCGCAGCGGGCAGAGCGTGCACGTGTTAAGCAGCCAAAGCACCGCCGTGCAGGCCGGCGACGAACCGCTGCTGCTGCACCGCAGCACCGGCGCCCCCGCCGCCGTAGGCAGCCGCCGTGCCGAAGCGGGCAGGGCGCTTTTGGCCGCACATCCCGACGTGCAAATTATCGTTGCCGACGACGGACTGCAACACTACGCCCTGCAACGCGATTTCGAGCTGGCCGTATTCCCCGCCGCCGATGTGGGGCGGCCGCTGGATTTGCTGCCCAACGGCAATTTGCGCGAGCCTTTGTCGCGCCTGGAAAGCGTAAACGCCGTGCTGCTCGCCAACAGCACGCCCGACAGCCCCGAGCCGGATTGGGCGCTGCCGGATAACGTGCTGCTTTGCCGCAGCCGCCTGCAATGCGGGCAGATTTACCGCCTGCACCGCCCGCACGAACCCTTGCCCGAAGGCTACCTGAAACAGCGCCGCGTTATCGCTGCCGCCGCCATCGCCAAGCCCGAACGTTTCTTTGCCGAACTGGCGCGGCTGGGCATCGAGACCGAACGGCAAATGGCCCTGCCCGACCACGCCGCCTGGCAGATTGCCGATTTGCCCGCGGCCGACAGCTACATCGTCACCGAAAAAGACGCAGTGAAGCTCGCCGCCGATACCGCGCAGGAAGTATGGGTGTTGCCCGTGCGCGCCGAATTGCCGGAAGCCTTGGTGCAGGCCGTAATCCGCCGCTGCCTGCCGGATAAGGAACAGGCTACCTGA
- a CDS encoding dihydrofolate reductase yields MPTITLIAAVADNRCIGSGNAMPWYIAEDFAFFKRYTLGKPVVMGRKTWDSLPKKPLPGRRNIVITRQPRWQAEGAERADSLDAALAMLAGVPEIIIMGGAQIYAQALPLATDLRLTEVHLDIDGDAFFPAFAPAEWQEVERSSHTAAANGIRFDFVHYRRARQAT; encoded by the coding sequence ATGCCAACCATCACCCTTATCGCCGCCGTGGCGGACAACCGCTGCATCGGCAGCGGCAACGCCATGCCCTGGTATATCGCCGAAGATTTCGCTTTTTTCAAACGCTACACCTTGGGCAAACCCGTGGTGATGGGGCGCAAAACTTGGGATTCGCTGCCCAAGAAACCCTTGCCCGGCCGCCGCAATATCGTGATTACCCGCCAGCCGCGCTGGCAGGCCGAAGGCGCGGAACGTGCCGACAGCTTGGATGCCGCGCTGGCCATGCTGGCCGGCGTGCCCGAAATCATCATCATGGGTGGCGCGCAGATTTACGCCCAAGCCCTGCCGCTGGCCACCGATCTGCGCCTCACCGAAGTGCACTTGGATATCGACGGCGATGCCTTCTTCCCCGCCTTTGCCCCCGCCGAATGGCAGGAGGTTGAACGCAGCAGCCACACCGCTGCCGCCAACGGCATCCGCTTTGATTTCGTGCACTACCGCCGCGCCCGGCAGGCTACCTGA
- the ribH gene encoding 6,7-dimethyl-8-ribityllumazine synthase, translating to MTIIPPNHDGTGLNIGIVQARFSNEIGSAMLEVCTEKLVEMGVPDGNITVATVPGALEVPLALQNMAQSHSFDALVALGAVIRGKTYHFELVSNESAAGISRVGLDFNIPIANAVLTTENDEQAHARIQSKAAEAAVVAVECANLLRRLNPAGNNLPDAIV from the coding sequence ATGACCATCATCCCCCCCAATCACGACGGCACAGGCCTGAATATCGGCATCGTACAAGCCCGTTTTTCCAACGAAATCGGCAGCGCCATGCTTGAAGTGTGCACCGAAAAACTAGTGGAAATGGGCGTGCCCGACGGCAACATCACCGTAGCCACCGTGCCCGGCGCGCTGGAAGTGCCGCTGGCGCTACAAAATATGGCGCAGTCACACAGCTTTGATGCACTGGTGGCCTTAGGCGCGGTGATTCGCGGCAAAACTTATCATTTTGAATTGGTGTCAAACGAATCCGCCGCCGGCATCAGCCGCGTGGGGCTGGATTTCAACATCCCCATCGCCAATGCCGTCCTCACCACCGAAAACGACGAACAAGCCCACGCGCGCATCCAAAGCAAAGCCGCCGAAGCCGCCGTGGTGGCGGTGGAATGCGCCAACCTGCTGCGCCGCCTCAATCCGGCCGGCAACAACCTGCCCGATGCCATCGTGTAG
- the nusB gene encoding transcription antitermination factor NusB, with protein sequence MKPKNRTPRRRAREFAVQALYQAALNQLPDTEVAKNIRENEYFAKADNELFTAIFFGVQAKRRELMQIIRPLLDRDEKDLSPIECAVLLAAAFELREMPETPYPVIINEAIEVTKTFGGIDGHKFVNGILDKLAAELRPNDPKRA encoded by the coding sequence ATGAAACCGAAAAACCGCACCCCCCGCCGCCGTGCGCGCGAATTTGCCGTGCAGGCGCTGTATCAGGCCGCGCTCAACCAACTGCCCGATACCGAAGTAGCCAAAAATATCCGCGAAAACGAATACTTCGCCAAGGCCGACAACGAGCTCTTCACCGCCATTTTCTTCGGCGTGCAGGCCAAACGCCGCGAGCTGATGCAGATTATCCGCCCGCTGCTCGACCGCGACGAAAAAGACCTCAGCCCCATCGAATGCGCCGTGCTGCTGGCCGCCGCCTTCGAGCTGCGCGAGATGCCGGAAACGCCCTACCCCGTGATCATCAACGAAGCGATTGAAGTCACCAAAACCTTCGGCGGCATCGACGGCCACAAATTCGTCAACGGCATTTTGGATAAACTGGCGGCCGAACTGCGCCCCAATGATCCGAAACGCGCTTAA